The genomic interval TTTCTGACTGTAAAATTCCTACGTGCtctacagaagaaaatcaaCTTGGACCAAAACCACGCAGGCTGACCTTGCAAACCCATCCTCATGTGAGCAGTCTCACTGAAATCCTAAGAAATCCTTGGGATTACAGGCATGGAAATATccttcttgaaggaaaaaatgaaataaatatatatattaaaaaaaaatcatactaagacatttttaaagcagagggaaaaggagcaatgaaaaaaaaaccaaaaaacaacagactgaaaggaaaagaaatccttatccaaaatattttattccgAATAATCCGTCTCTTTCCGGGCTGTTCTCCCCATTTTGTCTCAGCACAGAAAGAGGctcaagcagaaagaaaacagaacacgTCCTtgataaaaagcaatttttaattttatcaaatGGATCTGTACAAAAGTTAGCATTGCTTAGTCAGAAGCGAGTGAAGAGAACAGATCAGTAACAGGCAAAGTCTTTCAAactttatacagaaaaatagattgcataaaaatgagctttttttgtctttttttcccccacccccacgACCCCCCTAAAAggaaatatgcaaaaaaatattttttagaaaaaaagagtagGAAACGTAGAAAAGGTAAAAAGATGAATAACCTCTGAAACGTGGGTTTAGATTTACAAAGGTTTTTAAAGGCACAAGTTACCATAAAATAGACGGTTATTATATGCTCAGCATACAATGGAAGAAGTAGAGATATATCAATGAAATATTAGTCTAAAAAACTAAGTACCTAAACATTTTTTAGTGGAGGAGATTTTAGTTTCACAGCTTGATGGATGATATCTGGTCCCTAGAAAGCCAAAATTAAAGCAGAAGTTGATAATTTCTCATTAAATTACACCTTCCTATAAAGTAGTCCTGGTGCTGAAAGCCTTCGAAGACTCCGCAATGCCTTAAAAATCCAATTTTAACACCCCAAAGCAGGTAACCAGAAAAATCACCTGCCCCATTTAGCCACTGTTTTAGCCTCCCAATTGAATTAgtaatttcccccccccctcgtTATTTCATGTTCCCATTTGAGATCCCAGGTCTGCCTGGAATGGGCAGATTCCTTCAGTCCCTCTCTCCAACACGACTGTTGCAGCGGTTCCAAATgcgaaaaaaacccaaaaaccaacgGAAATCTATAGACTCATAACACCATTTTATTGTATCATctccactattttttttttatgctccCTCCCCcatctttaaaatcttttaaaattctacttttttttttcttgcacaaaATTACTTCATTAATTAAACGACAAAATAATACAGaacataaatacatatttaacagattttaaaaaaaacccaacaaatcagaaaaaaaaaaaattaagcttccaaaaaaccaaaacaaaatgttaattaCAGCCAAACCTTGCTTAGAAGAACtccttactaaaaaaaaaaaaaaaacaaaaccaaaaaaacaaaacaacacttCAGACATTTAATTGGTTGGTCCCACCAGACTGGTTTGTTCCCACGGGAGTGTTCCATGGAATAGCCGGGTTCTCGGGGTTCATCCCTGTTGGTCCCAGTGAGTTCTTGCCCCTCAAGGTTGGTCCGTTCCTCACATTGCAATAGACCCTTAAAGTCTCAAAACAGCTTTTCCCgttgttttctctcccccttttccccaccCCCCTGCTCCACTTTTGCACTTGTCACCTTCCCCTCCGAGGAAGTTCAGTTCAGCCCTCACAGAGGAGTCGAACGGTCCTTCATTTATTCAAAAGGCATCGCCGgtcctttgcttttgtttgtttttttttttttttccccccctcttggttgtttttgctttttttatttttttgggggggaatcATTTtcgtccttttttttttttttttttactttaaatcatattcatcaaagaaaaaaatagagctCTGTCCTTTTGGAGAGTTTCGAAGCAAGGGGACGTCCAGTCGCAACGAGCAGAGTTCCCAGTGGCTCAGGAGGCACTTTGGAAACTATCGCGGCACTCCACGCTCTTCCTCTTCATTCCTTCATTAGTGCACATTTCTGGGAAGCCCTGGAGGGGCCCCACACATCCTTTAAGGCCTCGTCAGGGTCGTATAGACCGGCTGGTCCCAGTTAGCGGTGGGGCTGTGCGCCGGCGGGATGGACAGGCCGTTGAGGATGGGCGTCGCGTAGGGCCGGCGGGACGAGTGGAAATAGGGATACTGGTAAATGCTGGAGGGGTAACCGGGGTAGGGGTTGTAGTAGTTGGAGCTCTGCAGGTCCGTGTAGTCGCactgggagctggagaaggaggcgGCGGCCGTGGCGGTGGCGGCGGTGGTGGCGCAGGCCTGGGCGCTGTAGGAGCCGTAGTCGGAGTGCGCGGGGGAGCCGTGGGACTGGTCGCTGTAGTGGCTGGGGCTCAGCTGCTCCGTCTTGATGTGGGGCCTTTGCTGGCCCGGCTCTGCCGCCGGCGGCGACGCCGAGGCCGGGCTTTTGTGAGTCCACACCTgggcggccccgccggcgcCCGCGGCCGAGTGCGAGTAGGACGCGCCGTAGGAGCCGGCGGCGCCGGGGCCGTGCTCGGCCGGCAGGGCCGCGTGGCCGTTGAGCGGCAGGTACTGGTCGAACTCATGCACGTCGAAGGTCTCCATGTTGTTGATGACCTCGCTGCTCAGCTCCGAGATGTCCACGTTGCTGAAGTCGATGTTCTGGCGGCCGCTCTCCACGAGGCGCCGGCCCTCGTGCTTCAGCTCCTGCTTGCTGCCGTGGTGGAGGTCGGTCTTGGGGGTGGTGGGTGGGGTGGGCGGCCCGTGGGTCTGgcctggggatggagggacagcaaGGTTTAAAGAGTGACCACGAGACACACAATTCTTTCAAGGACCGTTAAGAAAAAAGGCGTTTCTCCCACCTCTTATTGCAAGGGGGATCTAAACCTACAGCCCCGTGTCAGAGGTGGGTGATGTCCCCCTGCAGCCACGCCAGGGACCGTGTCCTCCCTGGGGTAAAACGTGGCATGATGGTAAAAAACAGGTGATGGCTCACAGCGGGAAGGAGAAGCCAGGGAATGCTCTGTGCCCATCAGCATCATTTTGGGACACAGCAGGACACCCTGGCTGCACGAACCGCCCTGCTCCCGGGAAGCAGAACCGGGGGAGGATTGCGATGGCCCTGCTCACGCTCTCCCCGTGGGCAGCCTGAAGCCAGCCCGGCTGtgccagagg from Chiroxiphia lanceolata isolate bChiLan1 chromosome 16, bChiLan1.pri, whole genome shotgun sequence carries:
- the SOX8 gene encoding transcription factor SOX-8, whose translation is MLNMTEEHDKALEPPCSPAGTTSSMSHVDSDSDSPLSPAGSEGLGCAPAPAPRPPGPAALGAKVDAAEVDERFPACIRDAVSQVLKGYDWSLVPMPVRGNGSLKAKPHVKRPMNAFMVWAQAARRKLADQYPHLHNAELSKTLGKLWRLLSENEKRPFVEEAERLRVQHKKDHPDYKYQPRRRKSVKAGQSDSDSGAELSHHGGTQIYKGDSGLGGMADPHHHGDHTGQTHGPPTPPTTPKTDLHHGSKQELKHEGRRLVESGRQNIDFSNVDISELSSEVINNMETFDVHEFDQYLPLNGHAALPAEHGPGAAGSYGASYSHSAAGAGGAAQVWTHKSPASASPPAAEPGQQRPHIKTEQLSPSHYSDQSHGSPAHSDYGSYSAQACATTAATATAAASFSSSQCDYTDLQSSNYYNPYPGYPSSIYQYPYFHSSRRPYATPILNGLSIPPAHSPTANWDQPVYTTLTRP